In the Peptococcaceae bacterium genome, ATTTGGGCATATTTTTTGTTTTCAACTTGATTGGTATATTAATTGTATGTTTAAACAATGTCTTAAATCTGTTCATATAACTAATAATAAAGCGTTCTTCTGCTTCATGTGCTTTTATTCTTCCTTCTTGATAATCATTCAAAATATCTTTCCAATAATCACCATTTGCTATAGAGTTCATATTATCAATATCGTTGTTTTCATCTATTTCATAATCAAATCCGGTAAACATTAATTCATCTTCCTGAATTTTTAACAAGCGGCAACCTTCCCGCAGAAAACCAAAGGTATTAAAATTAATAAGCATTTCAACAGAATTAAAACCTTTATTTTTTATCCGTTGAAATCTACTGAAATCTAAACTTTTGTACCCATAGGGATCAACATAAAAGAATACGTTAAAATTGCTGTCCAATTTTTGTATCAAATTATCGATATTCTCCTCAAATGTACCCTTGAATACTTTTATGCTTGGAAACATACCAGTTACAGGATAGGCAGCAACATTCGCTTCCAAGTCTTTATGATATTTTTTCTCAATAAATGCACATAATACCCTTGCATTTTTATATTGTGAGGGTGTATTCATTATGTTCTTCAAAATAATAAGCGGCGAGCCATCATTACCATCATCAAATTTACCTTTCCCTGCAAAACAATCAACGATTAAAAGAGGTCTATTGGAAAAAAGGATATACTCTGCAATCCATGCACAAAGGGAATATGAGACAGTCCGTTCTGAATCCCGCCAGGGTATACGGCTTACCGAAGAGGAGGCTTTGAGACTGGATTCCCTTATCAGCCCTCTCCTTATGAAAGGCCAGTCACTCCACCACATATGTGTTAATCACGCTGATGAAATCATGCTCAATGAACGTTCCCTTTACAATTACGTGGATAGTGGCATCCTTACCGCCAAAAACATTGACATTACGCATGGGAAGACGGAAAAAGAAGAAGGACCATTTCAAGGTGGATAAAAAATGCCGTATCGGCCGCTCTTATCAGGACTTCCTTCAGTTCATGGCCGAACATCCGGGCTTTCCCATCGTGGAAATGGATTCTTTGGAGGGAAGGAAAAGCGGCAAGGTGCTGCTAACGCTGCATTTTACCATACCGCAGTTCATGCTTGCCTTTATCAGGGATGCCAATACATCCCAGTCTGTCATCGATATCTTCAATCGGCTTTATCTGGAACTGAACCCTGATATTTTTTGTAGTCTATTCCAGGTGCTGCTTGCGGACAACGGCAGTGAATTTTCCAATCCCTATGCCATTGAGACGGATTCGCAGAGCAACCGGAGAACTCGTATCTTTTACTGTGACCCACAGGCCCCTCATCAGAAAGGGGCTGCCGAAAATAACCATTCATTAATCCGGCGTATCATCCCTAAAGGCGCCTCTCTTGACCCTTTCACCCAAGAAGACATAACCCTTATGATGAATCATATCAATTCTTATGGAAGGCCGAATCTCGGGAATAAGACACCTTATGAAGTTTTTGCTTCCCTCTATGGGGAAGATTTTTTAAGGAAGGTAGGCGCAGAACTTATCCCTCCAGATAAGGTTACCCTTCGCCCATCCCTCCTTAAAAATTAGTTTTTTTATGACAAGAGGCACCACCAGCCATATCTCCAAAAAATTCGTCTTTTGAGGGGTGGAATTTACTTTTGCAAACTGGAAGTTACTTTATTGAGCTGCTTGAGGAATTGTTTACAACAAGATAAACCGGGTCACCGTTGATACAGCCTTCAAACATCAAATGGCTTATATTTCTTGCCTTTAGAACGCCCAGGCCGGCTTCGCTGGAGGCTTCACCGGCAAGCGGGTATTTATAAACGAAGATTGACGAGGGCTGAATATCCGCCGGAAAAAGCCTTGCCCTGGTTATTATCCCGTTCTCGGCAATGTAGAGGGGACACGGGGAACCGTCTCGGGAGTATTGTTTGACGCAGATGTGTTCATCGTTTATTGCCACGCTGTAAATAATATAACCGCCCAGGTCCACCGGAAGTTCTTTGCTTTCGACATACTGGACCCTGGCGCCCGGCTGCCGGCTGGCTGTCGGCTGGGCATCCCCGGCTGCGGGAAGTCCCAAGTCCCGGTATGGCTGGCCGCTGAAAATGCTGGCCGGGGACAAATCCGTGGCGATGTATACGGCCCTTTGGGAGCCGTTCCATTCCACATGTGCACCCAGGCATTCGCTCACAAACCGCAAAGGCACCATCATCCTGCCGTTCATTAAAGCGGCGCCGGTATCAAGGGCAACCTCCGCCGAATCGATTGTCGCCTTCTTTTCGCCGGACCTTATGGTTACCGTCTTGCCTTGGTTTTCAATCACCGCCGTTTTGGTGACCTCATCCCAGAATACATCGGCTCCCAGGACCTGCGTGACGAAGCGAACAGGAACCAGGGTCCTCTTTTCCCCTGTAATCACGGGTTTCTGGTCCGGGAAAGCAACCGGCGTCCCGTCCACATAAACCCGGATTTCATCAGCCGCCAAAAGAACGGGAAAAGATGCCTGTATGCCGGCTGCACAGAGCATGAGCAATAAAATGGCAAGCTTTTTCACCAGTACCACCCTCTGCGGTCATATTTCTCTATCCATTTTCTATTTTCCCGGAAAAACGGTTTTCACCTTCTTTTAACTTTAAAATTTCCCGAGAAACTGCAGGATGATGATTGCCGCCCCAAGGAACCAGACATAAACGGCAAATCCCTTAAACGAGCCACGCTGGATGACGGCGAGCATCCACTTTACAGCAACATACCCGGCAACAGCCGAGGTCAGCGCGCCGATCGCCAGGGGCAGCGCGCCGATCGACTCGCCTTTTCCTCCCAGCAGGTCAGCCCCCTGTACGGCGACGGCCCCCATGATCGCCGGAACGGAAATGAGAAAAGAGAACCGGGCAGCAGTTTCCCTTTTGATACCGCAAAAGAGAGCCCCGGCTATGGTGAAACCGGATCGAGAAATTGCCGGGAGAATGGCTGCACCCTGCAGGGTTCCCACCACCAGGGCATCAACAAAGGTGACGCGCTTAATATCTTTTGTTCCACGGTTCTTGATGTTGTCAGCTGCCCAGATAATCACGCCGGTGGCCAAAAACTCCCATCCCACGGTTACACCGCTCACGGCAAGTTCCTCGAAAAAATCCTTGAAAAAAAGCCCTATCAGGGCTGTCGGGATAGTTCCGACTGCCACCAGGAGTGTAAGATGGCTGAAAGGTTTTTTTAACATATCCATAATATCGCGCCAGAATACGGCCATTACCGCGGCAAGGGTGCCGAAATGCAGCATGGTATCGAGGAGAAGCCCGGCCTCCGAAAGGCCGAACATTTTGCGAAACACCAGCAGGTGCCCGCTGCTGCTGACCGGTAAAAATTCGGTCAAACCCTGCACAATCCCCAGCACCACGGCTTTGACAACATGTTCCATCAGGGGAATCCTCCCTCTTGCGGGCGCTGTTTTCGCCCCTTTATATTTCATACAATATGAACATTGTAGCAAAAAAACTCTTTGTCCGCCAGGACAACCGGCTTTTTTACAGGCAGCGTTTACAAAACGCTTATAAAATCAATAAATTGATCTTTTCAAATATTTTAGCAGTATCATATAATGGAATAGTGTTAAGGAGAGCGGTCAAATGGAGCAAAGCACAATAGCCATTATAATTTTTGCAGCCACCATTTTTTTGTACGTGACGGAACTCGTTCCCCTGGGGATGACCGCCGTCGCTTCCTGCCTGCTGATGGCTATCGCCGGGATTATCCCCTTCGCTAATGCTTTTGCCGGGTTCGGGAGCGACATCGTGATGATGGTCATCGGCATGATCGTGGTCGGCGAAGCCTTGTTCGAAACAGGGCTGGCGCAGTTAATGGGGATAGCCATCGTGAGGGTTGTGGGTAACAGCGAAAGGCTTTTCCTGGCGGTGATCATCCTGGCAACGGCTTCACTGTCGGCTTTTGTCAGCAATACCGCCACCGTGGCCATGTTCCTCCCGATGATAGCTGCGGCCGCCGCCAGGTCGGGCGGGAAGATCGCCAAGAAAAACACGTACATG is a window encoding:
- the tcmP gene encoding three-Cys-motif partner protein TcmP, producing MAEYILFSNRPLLIVDCFAGKGKFDDGNDGSPLIILKNIMNTPSQYKNARVLCAFIEKKYHKDLEANVAAYPVTGMFPSIKVFKGTFEENIDNLIQKLDSNFNVFFYVDPYGYKSLDFSRFQRIKNKGFNSVEMLINFNTFGFLREGCRLLKIQEDELMFTGFDYEIDENNDIDNMNSIANGDYWKDILNDYQEGRIKAHEAEERFIISYMNRFKTLFKHTINIPIKLKTKNMPKYRLVFGTNYPDGILLMADKMSKVWEEIVLKEREGQLSLFDFDYPGGFPSEEVISIIETELKLDGNYVELKSLLCLFIEKYGLPMAPRVVKGELKKMEQSGSIEVDRDPPFTPKTGKPTKSFDYDKYNIKVRIKP
- a CDS encoding copper amine oxidase N-terminal domain-containing protein, with the protein product MKKLAILLLMLCAAGIQASFPVLLAADEIRVYVDGTPVAFPDQKPVITGEKRTLVPVRFVTQVLGADVFWDEVTKTAVIENQGKTVTIRSGEKKATIDSAEVALDTGAALMNGRMMVPLRFVSECLGAHVEWNGSQRAVYIATDLSPASIFSGQPYRDLGLPAAGDAQPTASRQPGARVQYVESKELPVDLGGYIIYSVAINDEHICVKQYSRDGSPCPLYIAENGIITRARLFPADIQPSSIFVYKYPLAGEASSEAGLGVLKARNISHLMFEGCINGDPVYLVVNNSSSSSIK
- a CDS encoding undecaprenyl-diphosphate phosphatase; translated protein: MEHVVKAVVLGIVQGLTEFLPVSSSGHLLVFRKMFGLSEAGLLLDTMLHFGTLAAVMAVFWRDIMDMLKKPFSHLTLLVAVGTIPTALIGLFFKDFFEELAVSGVTVGWEFLATGVIIWAADNIKNRGTKDIKRVTFVDALVVGTLQGAAILPAISRSGFTIAGALFCGIKRETAARFSFLISVPAIMGAVAVQGADLLGGKGESIGALPLAIGALTSAVAGYVAVKWMLAVIQRGSFKGFAVYVWFLGAAIIILQFLGKF